A DNA window from Nycticebus coucang isolate mNycCou1 chromosome 1, mNycCou1.pri, whole genome shotgun sequence contains the following coding sequences:
- the LOC128588494 gene encoding glutathione S-transferase A4-like, with protein MAEKPKLHYPNGRGRMESVRWVLAAAGVEFDEEFLETKEQLQKLQEGNHLLFQQVPMVEIDGMKLVQTRSILHYIAAKHNLFSKDLKERTLIDMYVEGTLDLLEMIIMHPFLKPDDQQKEVVGMAQKAIIRYFPVFEKILRGHGQTFLVGNQLSLADIIFLQPILALEEKIPNILASFPFLQEYTVKISNIPTIKRFLEPGSKKKPPSDDI; from the coding sequence ATGGCAGAGAAGCCCAAGCTCCACTATCCCAACGGGAGAGGCCGGATGGAATCCGTAAGATGGGTTTTAGCGGCGGCTGGAGTCGAGTTTGATGAAGAATTTCTGGAAACCAAAGAACAGTTGCAAAAGTTGCAGGAGGGTAACCACCTGCTCTTCCAGCAAGTGCCCATGGTTGAAATCGACGGGATGAAGCTGGTGCAGACCCGAAGCATCCTCCACTACATAGCAGCAAAACACAATCTCTTCAGCAAAGACCTCAAGGAGAGAACCCTGATTGACATGTATGTGGAAGGGACCCTGGATCTGCTGGAGATGATTATCATGCATCCTTTCTTAAAGCCGGATGATCAGCAAAAGGAAGTGGTTGGCATGGCGCAGAAGGCTATAATTAGATACTTTCCCGTGTTTGAAAAGATTTTAAGGGGTCACGGACAAACCTTTCTTGTTGGTAATCAGCTGAGCCTTGCGGACATAATTTTTCTCCAACCCATTTTGGCTCTAGAAGAGAAAATTCCTAATATCTTggcttcatttcctttcctccagGAGTACACAGTGAAAATAAGTAATATCCCTACAATTAAGAGATTCCTTGAACCAGGCAGCAAGAAGAAGCCACCTTCTGATGACATCTAA